ATCTAACAATTCACATATGGACTCTCCCCACAAGCAGTGAGGAAAGCTTTTTTCGATCCTGTCGTCAGCGCGGTTGCAATCGCATATCCGGCCTTGCGTGGGCTAGTGCCCGGGCCATTCTGTAGTTCGCGCAGCGGGGGCCAAGCGTTCAAACGATCCCGAGGATCATGATTGTTATCGGCCTTGTTCCGCTGCAGGACTCGCCTGTTCCGACAGTCTCGCTTCTCACCACAACCGCAGGAAGTTCACCTCGTCTTGCTGATTACCCCCGCCGTCAGGCGGGCCTTGCACTCTGCCAGTCGCCGCTGAAACGTCGCTCATGGCACCACACTGCCCAGCAGATCCTCACCAGTTTGTTCGCTAACGCCACGGCCGCCTTGTTGTGGCCGATACGTTCGGCCGTTTGCAGGGACCAGCGCTGCAACTGGGTCAGGCGCTCGGGCGTTCGCGTCTGGCAGCGCTTGGCGGCCAGCAGCGCCGCGCGGGCGCCGTGGATCAGCAGGGTGCGCACGTAGGTGTTGCCTTTGCAGCTGATGCACCCGAGTCTGCGCCGTTCGCCGCTGCTGTATTCGTTGGGGGTCATGCCGAGCCAGGCGCTCAGGTGTCGGCCGCTGGCGAAGCGTTCGGGTTTGCCGACGGCAGTTTTCAGGGCGCTGGCGGTGAGCAGCCCGATACCGCTGACTTCGTCGAGTTTGTGCACGATGTCATCGTCGGCATGCCAGCGCGCCAGTTGTTCTTCGCTGTCGCGCATCGCCTGTTCGCACAGGCTGATTTCGGCCAGCACCATCTGCAGCGCGCCGCGCAGGGCGCAAACTTCGGCACGTTCGATCAGCTCGCAGGCCTGGCGTAGAAAGGCCTGGGTGCTACTCGGCGCCGCCACGCCCAGTTCGCGCAGGATGCCGCGCAGCAAGTTGATGTGCTGCACCCGGGTCTTTTTCCAGGCCTCGCGCAGGTTATGCAGCTGCTGCACTTGCTGCTGCTCATGGCTTTTCACCGGCACCGGGTGCATGTCGGCACAACGCGCCGCTTCGAGGATGGCATCGCAGTCGTTACGGTCGGTCTTGTTGCGCCGGCGATACGGCCGTACGTAGCGCGGGTGCAACAGCACCACCCGATGACCCAGCGCCTGCGCCACCCGCCCCCAGTAATGCGCCGTACCGCAGGCTTCCATCACCCACTCGACAGGCTCCGGCTGCTCCTGTACATATCGCCGGAATGCCTCCGGATCGAGCCGTCTGCGACGATCCACCCGGCCGACATGGATACTTTCGGCAACCTGGTAAACGGACTTGGCCAAATCGACTGCTATGCGCTTCATTGCCACTCTCCCAGCAAACAGACACCTCGGTCTTATAGAAGAAACGCGGTGCGGGGAGAGTCCATTACAGCCTTCAAGCCGACGCCGCTTCGCGGCGCGGCTTAATTCAGGTGTTGAACGACAGCTTTCCCAAAAGCTCTACGGCTGCTCTGGGTCGACACCGGTAATCGGATCGTTGCCGCACTGAACAGCGCCCCGTTCCAGGTCGCCTCCATTTATGCGGCTGAACCGAGGGAGAGCAGCTTTACGCCGTCTGGCCGCAGTTCGCCCTTGGGCGACACGTGCCGGTAGAGCGTCTGCCGGGTAATCCCGAGTTCTTCGCAGAGATCGCCCACCTTGGTTTCCGGTTGCCCCATGCTGGCCATCGCCAGGCGTAGCTTGGCGGCGGTCATCTTGAAGGGGCGCCCCCCTTTCCTGCCGCGAGCGCGCGCCGAGATAAGTCCAGCGACTGTTCGCTCGGAAATCAACTCACGCTCGAACTCGGCCAGCGCGG
The Pseudomonas putida genome window above contains:
- a CDS encoding IS110-like element ISKpn4 family transposase, with the translated sequence MKRIAVDLAKSVYQVAESIHVGRVDRRRRLDPEAFRRYVQEQPEPVEWVMEACGTAHYWGRVAQALGHRVVLLHPRYVRPYRRRNKTDRNDCDAILEAARCADMHPVPVKSHEQQQVQQLHNLREAWKKTRVQHINLLRGILRELGVAAPSSTQAFLRQACELIERAEVCALRGALQMVLAEISLCEQAMRDSEEQLARWHADDDIVHKLDEVSGIGLLTASALKTAVGKPERFASGRHLSAWLGMTPNEYSSGERRRLGCISCKGNTYVRTLLIHGARAALLAAKRCQTRTPERLTQLQRWSLQTAERIGHNKAAVALANKLVRICWAVWCHERRFSGDWQSARPA